The nucleotide sequence TTCCATTCGAGCTTCGCAGTAGGCACCTTTTCCGCGTGCATTCAAAACTTAATAGACATACGCGAATACCTATTTTTGGTATAGATTTACACATCTCTTGCAACTCTGAATACATCTAGTGCTCGCTTGATTCAAAGTTGAAACGGTTTTGAAACTGCGTTGAACTATGACTAGAATTTAATATCAGCAAATTGCTCTGTTACATGTACGTAGATTCACAATGGGTGCCGTAAGTCCGGCCATCGTAGTACCAGGTTTAATGAAGCTACAAAAAAAAGGATACGATTCGGATAATACGATATCGACGATTGTAATAGCAGCGGCTAGTTTCGACGATATAGTCGCCATTTCCGGctatggaatattttttggcTTAATTTTCAACCAAGGTGAGATCCCGTTGCTTTAATTTTACATAATTGCACCGTGGTCATATCGCTTCGTCATTTTTATAATAAGCATTggctgtctgtctgtctgtctgtcctcCATGGATAGTCGAAAtatcgagcattttttttttatttcacgctTTTTACGTATTTGCAGGCGACATATTCGAAAAAGTTATCCACGGACCGATCGAGTTCGCAGGAGGACTGCTCATCGGCGTATTATGGGGATTATTCTCAGCTTGGATACCGCATAAAGACGATGTTGGTGACGCCTTGCGGCTTGCAATGAATACATTAATATCGGCGCAAGCTTATCCTTTTTTCCGTTTTATAGTAGATTAAATAcgcgaaattttgttttataatttgCAGAAACATTTGGTGGCAAAACGCGTCTTCATGATCGGAGGTGGCTGTTTATTTTTAGTGCTCGGCAGTCAAATGGTCGGCTACGATGGCGCTGGACCTTTTGCTTGCATCGTTTCAGCGTTTGTTGCTTGCATGTGCTGGAAATGGCAAGGCTGGTCAGCTTCTTAtgtaaatatttgtttttttcctgGCTCCCTATTACATATATGCATATTCGcgtctaaaatttcaaaaaaccttttagaagggtttttgaaaaagttatcgaatttttgtTCATAGAATAAGGTATAGGAATAGGTACGGGATTGAATTTGATGAATGCAACTTCATTTCAAAGATAACGAGACGAATGATTTAAAATTAGTggctaaaatcaaaaaagctccGAATGTGTATAGatggaacttgaaaaaactgctaTAGGCATGTGACACATCGATTGTCACCAATCCAAAAGCGACGAATTCAAATATTCACGTGTTTTTACGATCAGAAAATGACAAACAATATTTTCCATAGCCACATCACCCTCGTTATCAATTTCTCCCAaaaatcttcttcttcttggATCCGTTTCACCCCTCCGGGGATATCGTGATTATGACGCCATGGCAGCCATTTCTATGACACGATACACCAGCTCCTCCAACTTTCTCTATTTAGGGCGCTCCTGACGCAAGCTGGGAAACTGCGTCCAATGGCTTTCCGAATGGAGTCCGTCCATCTTGTGGGGGAGCGTCCCGCACTCTTGTTCCCACAACCTTGCCTTGGATGAACAGAGACTCCATGGCATCAGCCCTTGTGACATGCTCAATGTATTTTAGGATTCTGCTGAGTACCACTGCTGACAATCTTTTCTGAACACCGATTTCTCCCAGGATGGACACATTGGTCCTTTTCTCCGTCCATGGGATCCGAAGCATTctcctccagcaccacatctcgagcgcatcaattttttttctatctcccTCACGCACTGCCCAAGTTTCCGAAGCATAGAGAAACACTGAGAAAACCAGAGCATTTACCAGTCTTATCTTCAGAGTCTTGCTCACTGCTGTGTCTGACCATATCTTCCTTAGATGAGACATGGCACTTCTTGTGATCTGTGCTCTACGTCTTATCTTGGCTTCACTACCTCCTTTGTTATCCACAATGAATCCCAGGTATACAAACTGGCTCACCACTTCAATTCCCTCAATGTCCTGTATTTCTGGTGAGTTGTTCTCAGGCCGGTTCACAATCATGATCTTTGTCTTTGCTTTATTTATTAGCAAGCCATATTTTGCACTGATCTCTTCCAGGcatttcagaaaactggtcATATATTCGACACTTGAGGCGATGAGGGTGGTGTTGTCAGCGTAGAGAAGGTTTGACATTTGTACACCTCCAATCAATACTCCTCCTTGCCACTCACCCGAGCCATCGTCATTAGTGCTTTCTGATACAATTAGCTGCAATGTTTTGCAAATTATGCATTCTCCATACAGATTAAACAGGAATGGGGATAGAATGCAGCCCTGTTGTACTCCTCTCTCTGGGTGGAATTTCACAGACGTTGTGTCTCTGTTGATTCGGATGTTTGCCATGCTCCTCTCATATAATTGTTTGATCAGCCACACCAGATGTATTGGGGCACCCATCTTGAGCAGAATTCTCCACAGTTTTTGCCATTGTACGCAGTCAAAAGCTTTCTTGTAATCCACAAAACACAGCACACTACACACATTGTATTCTCGTGCTTTTTTGATCAGCAGCCTGAAGTTGAGGATCTCACAAATCCTGCTTGTTCTGGAAGAATTTGACTGTGCATGAGTGAGTATAACAGGTTGTACACAATCTTCAACAGTACGGATGGCATGGCATGACTTATCAAAGAGATTGTCCTGTAGTTCTCACAATTCTCAGGATCTCAGGAGATCCTTTCTTGTACAGAGTGACATATGTGACCGTTCAGGAAAAAAGGGACCTTagcatcactttttcaaaaaatcttttttttttggattcgagacctgaaaacacttaaaaattgattgaaaccatttttgaagTTCCTAGATTGCTAAATCATACCTCAAATGAACATTTTGTACAAGcacattcacaaaattttgatgcaaaaaactcaaaaacaaaaattttttcaacttaatctcaatttttcttcttcatgacacgttttttttactttgatgattttttttcgatttcttcatctaaaaacatcagaaatttttgataattttgagatCGGCAGATCTTcaagctcatttttgaatttgaaaaaattttaaaaatcagttatttttaataatttaatttttgcacaaaaattcattattcattttcaaaagcaaaaaaaaacattcaaattacatttttttgcccaaaatcaacttgtaaaaattgaaattgaaaaaaaaatttggaaaaattgccaaatgagGGATTCGAACCACGTACCTCCGGCGTGGTAATCCAGTTATTTCGCCACAGAGCTATCGCATCACCTAAACAAGGTGTGTTTTTCAGCTGTATACAAGTTgccaaacaacaacaaaaaacgatCCCCCCATGCCCACACATCAAATTGTGTTGAAACGCCATAGTCACCGCTGATAACTTTGAATGCGTTTTTCTcggaattttgtttttcgtgACTAGGTCCCTTTTTTCCTGGACGGTCACAATGTTGACAGTACCCAGTCCTCCGGCCATTCGCCACTCAGTCATATCGAGTTGCATATGTTAAGGATTCGGTGAGTGTGTGAGTGACTTCTTCACTTCCAGCTTTAAAGACCTCAGCTGTCACCTTATCTGGTCCTGGAGCTTTGCTCTTTTTCAAGTACTCGATGGCAGGATTATCAGGAAGCTCCTCTTCCTCAACATATAGCTTCTTGCAGTATTTTCTCCATGTCTCCGCAACCTCCTCTGCATCAGTCTTAACTTTGCCCTCTTCATCTCGAATGATCTGCTTACTGGCCTTGAATTCTCTCGTAATTGACCTGATTTTCTGGAAGAGCAACCTGGTCTCATTCTTCTCAGCATGCATCTCAATTTCCTCACATATTGATGAAATGTGGGCATTTTTATCCCGTTGTGACAGCCTAGTTATGCGCCGAGATAGAATTTTCCTCTGTCTGACATGTTCTATGGTCCTTGGCAGCTTCCTACACTCTTCTATTGTCTCAATTGTCTCCTCAGTGAACCAGTGCTTCCAAACTTTTGGTTCAGTCCTTGGATGAGTGGTGTCATATGCCTTATTTATGTGTCCTTTCAGCTCCAACCACTGCTGGTTTTTGGTTTAAGGGTGCCTTGGGGTCTATGACTGCTGTTCTGAGAAACCTGTCCAGAGTGACACATAAAATATGATAGcaaaaatccaatttgattgattttaagAGCTTCAAAGCTCCAAAAtcagtacaaattttttttagaaaatagtttcttcaaattcaaaattggaatcgATTTGGTCTCACAGATGGGAGATAAGCCCCAAACGCCAAacctttggaatttttggacactctctgaaaattttgaaaaaaccgaaGTACAATCACCAGAATATAAATGTGTGTATGTATTTCTTAACATCCCTACCCAAGCGAGAAGTCCTAGAGAAGCAAGGTCACTGCCGGTCGGCCGAGGAAAGGAGCTGAGAAGCTGTGAAGCTGGCAAAGCTCCTaaattttccccatttttctcatttttgtccaaaaattttcgattaatttttttaaaacgacttTCGAGGAAGGGTTAGATATAAAAttcttaataaaataataaggaACCAATCTATCCGAAGCCTTGAAAGAAATTCGCCAACTTTTTCTCCGCAAAATATACCTTAATCTCGCGAAGAAGAGCAACCTCGTATAATTAATGCTCATTTTTTGCAGAATCCAGTAGCTGACGTATTCAATTCCATGTGGATCATCATGGAACCAGCATTATTCGCTCTGATCGGAGCCGAAATAGATTTATCAATTCTTCGTATTGATCAAGTATTAAATGGCAGCGCGGTTATTCTAGGAGGACTCGTAGTAAGTGCAAGCTACATTATTCGTAAATTCCCGTGACCGAATCTTCCTCCGCAATTGATTACCTAATTTCACTTTTGTTTACTTTCAAAGTTTCGAACGGTTGCCTGTTCCGCAGTTCTGCTAACGTCTACCGTGAATTTCAAAGAACTCGTTTTCATAAACGTAGCATGGTTACCAAAAGCTACAGTACAGGTAAACACGTCAGCACTGACCTGAGCACACATACCTACTTCCTCGATTGAATTTCAATTGTAATTGTTAATTAATTTCGTTTGTTTGTCATCGCACATTTGCACAGGCGGCATTAGGATCGTTGGCATTGGACAGAGCAAAGACCATGGAGCCTCGATCGgaagaacatttgaaaaatggagaatGGACGTTGATGATAGCCGTACTTTCGATACTTTTGACAGCTCCGATCGGCGCAGTCGGTATTTCCGTTCTCGGTAAAGTTTTactaaaaaaagacaaaactcCCGTCAATAGTGCGGATAGCAATCGTGCTCGTATCAATAATCACGTTTAGTGAATTCAGACGTGAATGATTCCTTCCAGTGTACCTGTctcatttttataataataatatctaATATTGTGTATATTtgctcttctcttctcttctcttcctTTCACACGCGCTAACAATATTATTCATCGTCTTCGTCGTGATTTGTCAATACCATCGTCATTATTCATGTATTAATGctcttacaaatttttttgttgttcattCCTTCTTGCGTTCTCGGCAGCATGAAACTGCGAACGCGTCGGTTCAGCAATCTTAATAATAtacttatattttatttatttcaccATTTCAAGCTTCTAAAAGCTACGTATtctattttcacttttatttttttctttcatttttccaatagttaggtacctacctattacctactatAGCGAGAGCGACATtagtataaaaataatattaatgtaCCTAGTTTTTGTAGTAGTCTTTAGAATGTGTATTACCAAAGCATCTTTCGAGAATAATCGTATTTATGCATTCACTACACGTAGGTATTATTTAggtatacgattcaatttacgtatactacgtactcgtactgGCACTATTTAATTACATATATGAATCGCGTCAatatatttcattcatttacatatttatttatgtatcatttttttttgtactttaatTACCAAGCTGCTTCTTGTATTATAGGTGTAATACATTGTACATTATGTTTTTGTTTGTAATATTACGATTATATAATTATGTCAACTGTTTTACTTGTAGGTAAGTACTTGTTGTTGTTTTCTTGTTATTATtttcttgttgattttttatttttgttgttgcTTTTTTTCCTCGTCAATAAAGTCACCAATGAATGTTCAACGTTTGTTTCGGTATAGCAATGAAAcgatgtactcgtaggtaattATAGTGCGATCATAAATCAGCAACCttcgaatggaaaaattataacaataaatgataataatgaaaattttttttaaaaataacgaaaaagcaAATTTGCTACGCATTAATCTTGCGTTACTCGTCCGTTGGGTAAGCTAAGTAGATACAGATAGTAATGCCGATATACGCTGCTTCAGTGAAAATATTAACGCGCGTGTTACTTTGGTAGCATAAGAATCGAATACAAGGAGAACATGGATTCACATTAGACTTGATGTGTGAATATTTATCAAGTGCATAGGCGCAGGCagttcttttcttttcaaaaattattcagtcctcggataaaaaaattcgcacaaaaaaaatactcgtttttGTTTATTCTAGAGGTGAAGGGTACTACCGGGTAAAATACGTGAAATGCccccctgtcctcagatttttgaaattttgatgaaacattgttgggtatatatatacctttgaaaaaatgtcgaatccAACAGATTTTCTCCCACCTCACCCCCTTGCCCATAATGGCGACAAAAACGATTTCttcggggaaaaaatcatacttgaacgagtagtgaaaaaaaaattttgaattcactcaaaatatatctAATATTATAAAGAAGACAATATGAGTCTAGcctcgtgaattttttcaaaaatttttggcccTCTCCCCAGGGGGGACATATAGACAAAAAACATTCGAAATAGTCATATCTCCGAACATAATTCAAgcacacgaattttttttcaaaaatatgcttacCTGCATGAGGGTactattcaaattttgttttaaaaaatcaatacttttcacatttttaaataacATTAATTGATCATCACGCTGACCCAAAATAATCAGAAAATCTGGGGCCATTCGAATCCTTTTCCCCAGCCCAAGTCGCTCATGcctcaaatcattttttttccaatgctCAAAACTACATTACAGATTTTTGAACCAAACACGACTTTCtatctgacaaaaatttgaaaatggaacacatactcatttccaaaaattttgggtCATTTCAGCAGGTCTGTTTCAGAACCCATATACCCTAAACATAATTAAAGTAtgtatacttattacttatgGAGATTTTAGGCAGATGAAATTCCAAGAAAAGGGTGAACTTGACAAAAGTTGTACAAAACGTGCGGTCAAAACCTATAAAAAcgacataaaaaatgaaaatatcgttAAAATTATGATACATAAATCTTCATAAACcaatgaaatttgatcaaaatttacataaaagtATAAAGAAACAtatcaaaatgacttgaaaacattttaaaagcaTTGATATTATACgaagctaccaaaaaaaaaacctaagaaatgatcaaaaattcatgaaatttcagaaaaattgggaaaaattcagCGAAAATGGCGTAATAGTCGTTAAAacatgtcaaaaatgaaaatagaaacataaaaattacccaaaaatcagtgaaaaattatgaaatttctaCTAAGTACAGGTAGGCAACCTGCAAGGTTCAGCAAAATCTGCAAAGAACATTCTACAAACAATAAACATTTGTTTAAAATGACATAAGAACTCTAGAAAAAGCAATATTagaataattgataaaaatcgtcaaaaactaGCGAAATTTTGTCAACGAggtaaggaaaaaaattgcaaaaaatattgttaaattgtttttaaaataaaagttaCCAAAACGTGATGACATTTTAATAAAACACAACCAAACTCGGCACAAATTGCATTGAAGCACACATTGCATTGAACAACGCTAAAACTTGTTAAAGTACGTGGCATAAAAATAACTACTTAATTCAAAACGACtagaaataaatgaataattgcGTACATTAATATTAAACATTAAGACGTATCTACCTAACAAgaaaacctcttgaggtgtccgcctccgatttgaacgggaccgcgatttttggaaagagcatgttctaaaaccccgaaatccaaattttcagctgcccaagttcatttttcgatttttggcgaatttttgaaaatccaaaattgactattttggtgatttatactttttttaaaaagtacgtacttgatcagtaaaaatgttcaaaataagtcctaaaactgatattaaccccccaaatccaaatttcgtcatttccagccattctggagcctccagtgcgatttttcaatttctccagaattttcaatttgctccagaaggcgtgaatatgaagttgggcagctaaaactcgagttgtgtgttatactcgacctgtttaacgaatttatccacatttgagccgattctggagcggacacctcacaataaaaatatccaaaagtaaagagaggcccaagaaaggctggaaatgacgaaattcgctctcgcgtggttaattaatgacaaaatatagcgattcgcgcaaatttcaaaaattttctcacaaacgaggaatttttggtttttggatatttttaggAATATTTGAATCTCGAATCGTCGCCGGCCCTTGCTCCAGATCACCTCGAAAATGGTCGCAATAGATTTGAAGGTTGATTTCAacatagaaataaatttttcaagattcacTTTGGAGGTAAGTAAAGAATTAATGATATGTATTATGCATTGCATACTCGCGATAATAAGCAATAGATATGGACTATTTTGATtagataatattttcaaaaaaatttgccaaaaattgacaaataaaaCTTCGGCAGATCTAAATTCAATTCTACGATGATATATGAGGGTTACATtctctttcagtgagccaaatttcagacgGACAGGTTGTATAAGAACCTATACCTACCTGCTTTTACTAAATACATAATATCATGCAATTCAGATAACATTCGGGTTCATACAGCAAGATTACGAGTAATTCTAATACTACCTAAACACCCGAAGGTATAATCGTCTTAAAACATCCtaattcaatcaatttatttttcaggtgTAGGTACTCCTGCTAATTCCACTAAATTACGTCCGTATTTTAGGAAATTGCACCAGTGCAGCGCAATTACGTATGTACACATAATATACCCGAAGGTAAATAATAAAGACATACCTGATCGAATGATACGGTACGGTGTCGCGTCATAAGGGATGAATTTGGACGACGCGACGTGGACAAGACACAAGACACACAGAGTGCATTGCTATTGCTATTGCTATTCGAGATGGAGATATGTATTTGATTTGCCGACTGTCGAAATACACAGAGACCAACACCTAGTAGCATTTTAATAATATACGTAGCGTAGTATAAGGGTAGCATTATAGCCCGCGGCTTTTTAACCATACAATATACGCGTATACGAGAACAGTGTTGACACAGAGAGACGAAAAATAAGACGTATAataatacaagaaaaaaaaagagagaaaaaaaggtaaaataaaCTGGCGGCTTACGCgatatttttgacaagtttttggTCTTCTGCGGTAGCAGATAGAGGTAAAAGATAGGTAAAAAGTGGGTCTGCGTATTCTTCTCCTAACAAGCCTTATACATGCGCTATACACTATACTGCAGCAGAGCGAGTGAGAAAGAGCCAAGACACGAAACACGTTGAAAAAAGGTTTTGCCCTTATACAATAGATTAACAATGTGCGCCAGTTTACAATACTGTCAACAAGACAAACAAATGCATCAGAAATTCAACCGgaaaacaaatcaattcgtaGACACGAACTGAAAACGTAGTAGTAAAAGACGTGTTAGTAACCGAATTGCCAAAAGAATGATACGCGATACCAAACAATACCCCGCCAGGCCGCACCCCCTCCCCACTTTCCACCGTTCCCTCGCATCTAACTAACGCTTATATTGATTCAGCTTTACTTTATTTTCAACAccgtacaaaatttttttacttacatattttttatttattttttcttcttctttcgtTTCTTTTCATCACCCTCGTTCGGTCATTCTACCACCCTCTCCCTCTCTTTTGATACAGtttcatgtgttttttttttcatgcacgGCGTGGAATTTATGACGCATAGGTATAGGTCCTCACAtactgaacaaaaaattaatcgtaAAAACTACAAAAGATGCGTAAAAGCGAATCCGTTTAGATGCAAAGCAGTTAAAAGTAGATTAtagttttgaaccattctggagcctccagcgattttttaattgttgACCGGTTGTGagctcaaaactgaattttcaaccaatttgtGAGCGAAACCTCTAATATTTAAATAAGGTATAAATTAtaattggtgttttttattccaaaaagaTATCATTTATAGTGAGTATTTACTGTCTACAACGATCgcaaatttctccaaaaattccaaatcgcTTTGAAAGGGCCAAAATTGATATTGAACCCCTTTTCCGCACCTCTCGATCGTTTTCGTTACACATACCttcattgaaaatgttgatttttttcctcactttttCTGTAATCTgcaaattggctaaaaattcactttcgagCTCTCACTTCTCACTTCTGTAATTTCGCGATTACCTAAAGCGGTCGAGAGGGGCATGAATAACACCGACCATATTACAGGTAtcacaaaaagttcattttcggcccttccagaacggtttgaaatttctggagaaaatcaaaaaattgctagaCGCTCCAGGATGGCCCataattttacgaaaaagtttgaaaatcgcctttaaaacagtttttttttctattcttcaaattgcgaaaaaatttgtcaaaattttaacaatgaaCTTTAGCAACTGAAACTACGGGTTAAGAGGGTTTTAGTTCAAAACATTCCCTTGTAAGAAAACTCATAGAGCTTATTTCTAGTCATgttgtacctagacctacatacaCTGCACCTGCAGCGCGAAACAGCCCAAAATTACTCGAGGTCACCAATCTcccgaaaataatgaaatgatcGCCGATGATAATTTctttgaagtagaaaaaaatacgagtctTTCTTCACCAGATTTCAAAATGTGCACGTTGTTTCGATTTTGCGGTTTTCAACCCAATAGAGGGATCTTTTCGCTCTGCTGTCCAACATTGTAAAAATACAGTCAAAAAGTTTTTCGGAAAATGAGTCGATATCTAATCGCACAAAAACATGCCTTTAGCACGGCCACTAACAAAATTTTGGAACGACCGTTAAAAAATCGATACCAACTCGTATGCAAAATAATATAGGGGGGTAGGTACTGCAAATGGAAAACAGTACATAAGGAGAAACGTTGCTTCACAAGAAACACAGACGTGGGACGTGGATGGCAAACAGTAAACACTCTCAATACACAGATGATAGCGAACGCAGGTGCATACATACATACTCACATACAACATTTTGTACAGCAGAATTCGCTGACTAAGCTTACATTTGAATCGCGTCCAGATTTATTCATTCGCAACATTTAGCAGGTCGctcttcggagaaattttttggacaatttttcaaaatacttaatagTTACCATACAGaaatataggtagaggtagcaACAACCACGCACACGATCAGAAGAAAAAAGCAAAGTTCcccttgaaatttaaaaaaatgaaaaaaaagctcaagtAAAAGTAcctgtaggtatgtatttcatGGGACAGCAAAAGTTTTCGATTAGATTACACacaaatagataggtacaatGCATGGAAACGAAAAGACAGCCGCTGACGTATGATTACGATTCAATTTCCAATCACTAACTCGgaatcagttgaaaaaataaatacttaaaattcgtaaattttcgaAACTCATTTCATTAGtcgcgaaattttgatttgttcaaaattcaatttcgcaaattttcacaGTTAAATTGCAAACATTTGCTGCCTATTatagtccagcatatgacaataggagtaattacacaccccccccccccgccgatcctccgggacaacttttttcttaaaggggacatcctaaggaacattttaaagcaaacttgcccaaaaaaaagttggcattacttacaaaatggcggccattttgatcgacaggttggccgaaatcgcagattttgccttccaacatgggactagaataacatttttcaaactttacaaaggtagatcgaaaaatcatgcaaaaattcatcacctgtcaaaatttcaagtgctaaagtgcgtttttcgatttttggtgaatttttaaaaatcgaatttaggccaaaaatgagggaaaaaaatcaaaattttaccaaattgaccaagaaagctgaaatttgggatataccctattttcgacatgccaaatcgattggaaacggtttcaacccgttttgagcagttctggagcctccagcagatttttgaaactcgaaatgtccacaaaattccatcaaattggagttgtaaagcttttcgagcctccagcgacatttttgaaaattactggagcttccagcagatttttgaaactttaaatttttacaaaatttcatcaaatggagatggagagtcgaaattcattgtgaaaactgattttaacaccctctgaagatgacttcaggtgtgttcaagtcattttagagcctccagcaacttttttgaaaattactggagcctccagtagatttttgaaacttgaaatttccccaacattaatttatcaaatggagttggcaagctgaaatttacttcgcaggctacatggtggtttcagatggttttgaagcttccagttccagctacttttagaaaatttaaattttccaaaaaaacgccatacaacctttcgaaaagtcgctggaggctccaaaacgacttgaaatccaccagcagtcaacttcgtagcgtactgaaattagtttgcagaatgaatttcgactctccatctcagtttgatgaaattttggggaaatttcaagtttcaaaaatctactggaggctccggtaattttcaaaaaagtcgctggaggctctcaaatgacttgaacacacctgaagtcgtttgcagagggtgttaaaattggtgtgtagagtaaatttcagctttccatctccatttaatgaaattttgtgaaaatttcaaatttcaaaaatctgctggaggcttcaggaaatttccaaaagtcgctggaggctccaaaacgacttttaaattcacctgaagtacttcgtagcgtattgaaataagtttttagaataaatttcagcttgacaactccaatttgatggaattttgtggacatttcgagtttcaaaaatctgctggaggctccagaaatgctcaaaacgggttgaaaccgtttccaatcgatttggcatgtcgagaatagggtatatcccaaatttc is from Planococcus citri chromosome 1, ihPlaCitr1.1, whole genome shotgun sequence and encodes:
- the LOC135840740 gene encoding sodium/hydrogen exchanger 9B2-like isoform X2; this encodes MTKTNDADTKNKNLQLTTCNNDKCTHDNFHDNAQQSLLSKSDKIEYELQKVANNGIPSKAAPNSKSPPDLDPEKSQTPNKKLERFANPCGPKNNYILRMISFYICVAIIWGILFAFLKHEVLPGGKLLLLILLMAGAYTLGDVFKHVGLPKILGMLVCGILFRNSGLFFDSKEAGVYADVISTARQISLTCILIAAGLGLDAKSLKRLSVVVLELSFIPCIFEAVGVAIFCKLLLDLHWFWGMMIGFTMGAVSPAIVVPGLMKLQKKGYDSDNTISTIVIAAASFDDIVAISGYGIFFGLIFNQGDIFEKVIHGPIEFAGGLLIGVLWGLFSAWIPHKDDKHLVAKRVFMIGGGCLFLVLGSQMVGYDGAGPFACIVSAFVACMCWKWQGWSASYNPVADVFNSMWIIMEPALFALIGAEIDLSILRIDQVLNGSAVILGGLVFRTVACSAVLLTSTVNFKELVFINVAWLPKATVQAALGSLALDRAKTMEPRSEEHLKNGEWTLMIAVLSILLTAPIGAVGISVLGKVLLKKDKTPVNSADSNRARINNHV